One Verrucomicrobiota bacterium DNA segment encodes these proteins:
- a CDS encoding sugar phosphate isomerase/epimerase — translation MNRRKFLQASIASLPFAGAASLGQAASHRSAHRSNPIALSTYSLWRFRNDELRDLHKCIDLAAEYGFDGVEVLLYQFEQNDLLSNSYMQSLKRHAFRQGLPLCAMSTHQGFVTPDREKRQRNIDLTIGQIEICSQLGIPAMRVNTGRWGTSGSFDELMANKGIEPPLPGYTEEDAFPWVIDAFEKCLPAAARHGVVMGLENHWGLGLTAKGVLRIVDAIDSPWLQVVLDTGNFLERRYEQLEEMAARAFFVQAKTYYGGGQWYELDIDYPRIAKMLHSHNYHGWISLEFEGMEDYRTAIPKSLKLLRDAFTY, via the coding sequence GCCTCTTTACCATTTGCCGGGGCCGCTTCGCTGGGTCAGGCAGCTTCACATAGATCCGCCCATCGCTCCAACCCCATCGCACTTTCCACCTATTCACTGTGGCGGTTTCGCAATGACGAGCTACGCGACCTGCATAAGTGTATCGATCTAGCAGCCGAATATGGATTCGATGGCGTTGAGGTATTGCTTTATCAATTTGAACAAAACGATCTGCTTTCGAACAGCTATATGCAATCGCTCAAGCGGCATGCATTTCGCCAAGGACTTCCGCTTTGTGCCATGTCTACTCACCAGGGCTTCGTCACACCTGATCGAGAAAAACGGCAGCGCAATATCGACCTTACTATTGGCCAAATTGAAATCTGCTCTCAGCTCGGCATCCCGGCCATGCGCGTGAACACCGGTCGCTGGGGCACGTCGGGAAGTTTTGATGAACTGATGGCCAACAAGGGCATAGAGCCACCCCTACCCGGTTATACTGAAGAGGACGCATTTCCCTGGGTCATTGATGCTTTTGAAAAGTGCCTTCCTGCGGCGGCCAGGCACGGCGTCGTCATGGGATTGGAAAACCACTGGGGGCTGGGCCTTACCGCAAAAGGCGTGTTACGAATCGTAGACGCCATCGATTCGCCCTGGCTGCAGGTGGTTCTGGACACCGGAAACTTTTTGGAACGGCGGTACGAGCAACTGGAAGAAATGGCTGCACGCGCTTTTTTCGTCCAGGCCAAAACCTACTACGGAGGTGGGCAATGGTATGAGCTCGATATTGACTATCCACGGATTGCGAAAATGCTTCACTCACATAATTACCACGGCTGGATCTCGCTCGAGTTTGAAGGCATGGAAGATTATAGAACTGCCATTCCAAAAAGCCTGAAACTACTACGAGATGCATTCACCTACTAG